Genomic segment of Mycolicibacterium sarraceniae:
GCCGCGCTCGCGCAACAACTCGCGCAACGTACCGCCTTCGACGAGCTCCATGACAAGAAAAGGGTGACTGCTGTCCAGGCCCTGGTCGTACACCGCCACCAGGCCCGGGTCCTTCAACCGGGCCACCGCGCGGGCTTCGCGCTGGAAACGGGTCAGGAACTGGCTGTCGCTGGCGTAGCGCGAATCCATCACCTTCAGCGCCACCGGCCGGTCCAGGCGGACGTCCAGGCCGCGGTACACCGTCGACATTCCGCCGGTGGCAATCTTGGCGTCGACGCGGTACCGGCCTTCCAGCAACACGCTTATCAAGGGGTCCGACGTCACCGCCACATGGTATCCGCGGGCTGGATCGTCCTAGAATCATGCGGGTGAGCAGCATTCCGGCCGGCCAGGACGTACTGGATCCCGATGAGCCCGTCTACAACCTTCCCGAAGTCGCCGAGCTGTTGCGTATCCCCGTGACGAAGGTGCACCAGCAGCTGCGTGAGGGCCACCTGGTGGCAGTGCGGCGCGGCGGTGTCCCGATGATCCCCAAAGCCTTCCTCAACCAGGACGGCGATGTGGTCAAGAGCCTGCCCGGATTGCTGGCCGTCCTGCGCGATGGCGGTTATCACGACACCGAGATCCTGCGCTGGCTGTTCACCGCCGATCCGTCGCTGACGATCACCCGCGACGGGTCACGCGAGTCGATCAGTAATGCCCGTCCGGTCGACGCGCTGCACGCGCATCAGGCCCGCGAGGTGATTCGGCGCGCTCAGGCCATGGCTTACTGAGCGAATACCAGGCCGCCAGTGCGCAGGCGGTGGCCAGCAGGACGTGGATCCACGAGTACATACCGTGCGAGCCGTCCGGTTTGAAGATCACCATGATCCACGTCGAGAACCCAGCGATCAGCGCGATCGACGCCCGCGACTGGGCCAGCGCCGCGATCACCGCCAGTGGCCAGGTGTAGTACCAGGGCAGGGCGGCGGGCACGAACAGCACCACCATCAGCATCGCCCACGCGATGCCCGTCAGGGCCGCGCGGTCGTCGTGCCGAAACCGCCACCACAGCAGCGGAAGTGACACCGCGATGATCACGATCCCGGCGATGCGGGTGACTTCGAGGACGGCGTAAAAGTTCACCGGCAGGAACACGCTGCCGACGACGTTGGTGAGGTTGGCGATCGCGGTCGGGACGGTCAGCCAGTTGATGATCTTCACCGAGCCGGCCAATGCTGTCAGCCAGCCCAGACCAACGCCGGCCACCCAGGACAACACCACGAACACCGCGACGAAGATGGCCACCGACGCCGCCGACGCGGTCACGAAAGCCCTTATCGCGCCTAGCTTCCGGGATTCTTGCAGATGCCGCATCCACACCCACACCATGAACGGCAGCGCCAGCACGGCGGTGGCCTTCACCGCGACGGCGATGGCGATCAGCATCGCGCCGGCGGCGTGATGACGGGCGAACGTCAATGCGATACCGGCCATCATCAGCCCGACCATCAGCATCTCGTTGTGCACGCCACCCATCAGATGGA
This window contains:
- a CDS encoding alpha-(1->6)-mannopyranosyltransferase A; amino-acid sequence: MSARASTPPKPQAGAARLAAFTAGDEGRPALLGFLGAVLITLGGLGAGSTRQHDPLLESLHLSWLRFGHGLVVSSVLLWGGVVVMLVAWLWVGRRVTQTDAEVSDYSMIATTGFWLAPLLLSVPLFSRDTYSYLAQGALLRDGLDPYAVGPVENQNSLLDNVSPIWTTTTAPYGPAFILVARFVTSVVGDHVVAGTMLLRLCMLPGLAMLIWAAPRVARHIGANGAVALWICVLNPLVIIHLMGGVHNEMLMVGLMMAGIALTFARHHAAGAMLIAIAVAVKATAVLALPFMVWVWMRHLQESRKLGAIRAFVTASAASVAIFVAVFVVLSWVAGVGLGWLTALAGSVKIINWLTVPTAIANLTNVVGSVFLPVNFYAVLEVTRIAGIVIIAVSLPLLWWRFRHDDRAALTGIAWAMLMVVLFVPAALPWYYTWPLAVIAALAQSRASIALIAGFSTWIMVIFKPDGSHGMYSWIHVLLATACALAAWYSLSKPWPERAESPRGPDARAARRPDGHY
- a CDS encoding Rv2175c family DNA-binding protein, whose amino-acid sequence is MSSIPAGQDVLDPDEPVYNLPEVAELLRIPVTKVHQQLREGHLVAVRRGGVPMIPKAFLNQDGDVVKSLPGLLAVLRDGGYHDTEILRWLFTADPSLTITRDGSRESISNARPVDALHAHQAREVIRRAQAMAY